The window CCACCAGGGACAAAATACTCAAGATCGCATTAAATATTTTTAGCATCTGATTTCACACCCCGTAAAAAACCATTCGTCAGCTTCCCCCTCGCCCATCCTGCACAGTTCATTCTGGAATAGTCACGGATGTATTGTAAATAAGCAAGGAATCTCCCCCGTCTGTGTTATTTGCCATGGTctcgcgcacacaaacaccaaatTGCAGGTTGCATGCGGGGCAGAAATGAATTGCAGCGTTACTTCTCTCCCggctgctgtgattggctgttccaTAATGCGTGTGCTCTGTCATTGGGGCAAATGTCGTCAAGGTGACTCTGGCTAGACTGAAAACTCGCATCCTTCCCATAAAACAATAACGTAGTAGTCTAAGTGATGACATACGTGAATTCACCCTCATGTATCATGCATTGGACGAAATTCGTCACACTGTTTACAGTAATAGTAGCAGCATAGTGCATGCCCACTCAATAGTAAAAATGCCAAAGATGAAAATGTCTAGTGCctttaaataataatattttgtAATAGTATTTTATATTAACACTGTATAGTACAAAATCCTCATGTTGCCCACTGTACAAATAGAAAGCTTTTGAAAGAAATGCTGTAGTGTAGCCCTGCCATGACATTCTAGCTTGCGAAAGCCCAAACATGCTAACATGCCATGAGGCATCCACTGGTCCATCCAAGTCTTTCAGTCCAGAGACCTCTGCAGTTGTCCAGGTTTATTTCTTTACTTCCTCGCTTCTTGTCTTTAGTTCttcctggtcatgtgacccgtaGTCAGCGAGGGCTGTGGGCTGAGCGTGGCTGGTCTCCGGGGCTGTGGCGAGGTGGCTGGactcctccaggaccctgcctgtGGTCTCTATGGGGAGGGCCAGAGAGGCTGCTGTGGCAAGCAGGCAGCACGCACAGTACACACTCAGAGTCAGAAACACTGACGTCCGAAGCAACACCTGCAATGTGAAGGATGTAGGTCATTTTCAGGTCAGTTAAAGTCAGTTTATTGAAAAGGAAATGACTGTGTTGGTAGTGTTCAGGGAATTCCGTATGCACTGTTTTCAGATCAGGAAGTGAAAcccttctgattctgattctaagaACTTGTATCAGGTCATTATAAAAAACTAACATTGTATTGTCATTGTAATGTAAGTTCTCATAGGGTAATGTTACACATAAGTTTCAATGCAATCCCAGGTACAGCTGGCCACAAACCTGTGCTACGAAAGGTGTTAGTAGAGCTCCAATTCTTGCCATTCCACTGCAAGTTCCAATTCCAAGAGCTCTGACTGATGTTGGATAAACCTCAAGTACCAGGATGGGAGACACATATTAATTAATACAAATCAAACTAATACATAcattataataacaaaaagataaaacaataataaaacatacCATGACAACATGCTGTACATGACTAAAATGATGACTAAGTTTACAATACCTCTGGTGTGTAAAGATAAGCAACTTGGAATCCCCCACTGATGAAGGCTCTGGCTATGAAGATGAAGATGGTGAGCGCTAtcctggagggagaaagaaagaaaaagagagtgagagaaagagagaagagacggagagaaaaagagagggagataaagagagaagagacagagagaaagaaagtgataaaaagagagggagaaagaaagagagacagaggtaagaTGATCGAGGACTCCACCGTTCTCCAACCAACCTTGATAGAGCGAGGATTCGACCCAGAGCACTTACCTCCCGATGCAAGCGTAGAGgggcaggacagacagagagaatatGAGGAAGGACAAGGCCATGGTCTTCTTCCTGCCTATCCTCTCGATGACACACAGCGTTAACAGGAGTCCTACAGAGGAGACACAACAGTGCTGCAGTACATGCATGTCCTTCTCCGACCCGTACAAACACACGGGTATTTGGGTTTGGCTATTCAACATATTGTGAGGGGGAAATAAATGTCACAACAGCTTATTTGTTATTGTTAAGCAAACATGGCTTTTCCTGAAGTAGTTCACATTGGTGACACTGGAAAGAAAGCTCAGGATGTCCTCTCGGCCGGACAAAAGTAATAAACACTAATGGCAGTGTGGTTGCAAAGTTACTCACCCAAAACCAATGTCCATACTGGATGTGAATGAATTGCTGGGACTCAACAGCAGCACTGAGACAGTCACATGAGTTTTGATGGAAACATGTTGATGGTATTCTAGATAGCTGGTTGAGTCTGTGGTTTACCTGGAAACTCGGCCAACGTAGTCCAGAGGAGGTCTTTGTAGTCATCTGCTGTTAAGGTTTTGCACTCCAGTTCACACACAGGCTCAATCTTGGCACCTTGGTCCACTGttagaataaaaaaaaagattttgtcATCAGGCGCTCACAAACTGGAGGTAAGGATttttcgctttggataaaagcgtctgcaaaatgactaCACTTATTGACATGCATATACAGTACTTGACGCGTAATAATAGCTGCTGTTCAGGGATGttgggaaataaataaatacttaaaaaaaagtttacatcTTTTTACTTACTACCGCACACATCTCCTGCTTGAAACAGCTCAGTGGTCAAGAGGACCAGGCCGTAGTAGGAGAAGGCGGAGGCAAACCTGGGGTTGAgataacacacaacacaggtttCAATCACACCCTCACAGTGCTCTGAACCAATGCTGCATCAGGCTGGTGACCATGTGACCAAgggagaacaggaagtggatgcTGCTGTACGCCTTTACCATATGAACCACAAGAGAAGGGTTGTTTTCCAGTACTGAGGCGTGAAGAGATCTCTGATCTTCCCTCGGTCTTCCTGACGCACAGATAAAAGGGAACAAAACACAATCGTTATCATTTCAGACACTGTTGTGAGAGGGAACTCTTAATGTAGACATTGAGTAgattagggtgaccagatttgagtttgtgaaaaagaggacacttcgTTGCGTCgacggggtgggggaggggggtgctggTCGTGTATTGAATGCCGCATGATCTGATCAAattgacagttctctctacagtcagagctcgcgcaagaaggtggaacgtgagggagataccctttccaaaacttgtaagggcgtaatagtttgtgaaagacccagagaaacacaaatgtccgacgaggcaaaatcccggacaattttgcaatccctgccggacgcattttttaggtctcaaaaAGAGTACATGTCCTGGTAAAAGAGGAAGTCTGGTCACCCTAGAGTAGATGGTTTAATCCACTGCAATTTAcacgggggatttgaacctacaacctctTGTTTGACAGTCTAAGGCCTTACCGCTGAGCAATACCAATCACAATGTTCAATATGTTTTCCTGGAGATTTACTTGACATCTGCCCTTAGTGCTATCATCTTGTACAGCACACAccttaaacaaacacacacacacacagcggactAGCTTTACAGCAGTCTGACCTGCTTGTTGGCAATAAGTATTCCCTGGGGCATGGTCTTGCCGTTGTCCGCCGCCATACGACTTAAGGTTGCCAAGGCGTTGTCTGTGTTCCCTGATAGCACGTCAAAACGGGCGCTTTCAGGCAGCCACTGTCACGCAGCAGATAGAAATATACCAACTCAATATATTGTACATACAGCAGTATATTATACACAGGAAAGTAATACAGTATATAGAAATACATAGATACTACATAACAATATTATAGTATACTGTCAGTGCAGGTTATGCTGTATGTAAAATTTATTTTAGTTTAAATactcattacatttagtcatttagcagacgctcttacccagagccCTCATTACACTGCACTATTTATATAATATGGAGTATTATATTTTTAGTGTTATAGTTATTAGTATCATGCCCATAGGTGTGAACCATTCATTGTGAAGTGTTTGAGCACTACGTACGTAACAGAGAGCCACGAAGACAGCCAGGGGGACGGCAGAGAGGGCGAGCATCCAGCGCCAGCCCCGGGTGGGCATCACCACCATGGCCAGGAGGACCTCAAACACAGCCCCGAGCGCCCAGAAGATCTGACGCGTGGACaacaacacacgcacgcacgaacgcacaaacagacacacacacacacacacgcagacacacacgcaagcacccagaaacacacacagatacacacacacacagacacacacacgcagacacacacgcaagcacccagaaacacacacagatacacacacacacagacacacacacacacgcagacacacacgcaagcacccagaaacacacacagatacacacacagacacagacacacacacatgcagacacacacacacacacacagacaaacacacacaagaatacacacacacacacagcagtgaacAAAGACCAgatactgaactgaactgagagagagacagagagagacagagagagggagaaagagagagacagagagagagagagacagagacagagacagagagagagacagagacagagacagagagagagcgagagagagagagagcgagagagagcgagagagagagagatcaaaccAATGAGAGTAGAGTCTCCACGTGATGTGGGCAGCAGCTGAAACGTGTGAGTCTTGAGCGAGATGAAAGAAATGTCAGGGATAAACACACAGCAGGTTACCTCAATCAGAAGAATGCAAGTGGCCCTCGATTTCTTTGGGAGGAATTCTGTGTACAGCGTCACcctgaaaacacaaacacatttctacATTGGCGTGTTGTACAGAATATGGTTTCATAGATTGTGcatttaataataaataaaactaGGATTATGTTTTTTATTATGTGTCAACCCTCTGTGAAAgcttctgtgacattgcttgtgaaAAGGGGGATTTTTATCAAATCAATATTTGTATTACTTGTTTGGTTTAATCAAGTTTTGCCTCAAGGGTTATGTAAAATACACATGTTTTTTTACAGGTTGGACCATTGCTGCTGTTCACATGCTCTCACATGTCCTTCCTCACAGGTCTAACCGTCTCAGGAGAGCTGTAATGTGTTACAATAACACTGTGTTGTTCATTCAGTCTGACTGCCTCTAAATATCTGACGAGACCTGTAAAACAcatgaatatacagtatataatctATCTGTACACAGGTGTTTATCCATGAAGTTTTCAAATTATGTTCTACAATAactatgtattcatttagcactaaaagcatgttttttttttttttagcatgTGCTAAAAGCATGTAGGGGAGATTTGAACTTGCGACCTGAGTTATATCCACAAAACTGTTAGCCAGTCAGATGTGTTCAGCAGTGACGTCACCAGGTTCTTCTGAGGAGAACTCACGACTGGCGGACTagcaggttgtgtgtgcctATGGAGGACACTCACGACTGGCGGACTagcaggttgtgtgtgcctATGGAGGACACTCACGACTGGGGGACTagcaggttgtgtgtgcctATGGAGGACACTCACGACTGGGGGACTagcaggttgtgtgtgcctATGGAGGACACTCACGACTGGGGGACTagcaggttgtgtgtgcctATGGAGGACACTCACGACTGGGGGACTagcaggttgtgtgtgcctATGGAGGACACTCACGACTGGGGGACTagcaggttgtgtgtgcctATGGAGGACACTCACGACTGGGGGACTagcaggttgtgtgtgcctATGGAGGACACTCACGACTGGGGGACTagcaggttgtgtgtgcctATGGAGGACACTCACGACTGGGGGACTagcaggttgtgtgtgcctATGGAGGACACTCACGACTGGGGGACTagcaggttgtgtgtgcctATGGAGGACACTCACGACTGGGGGACTagcaggttgtgtgtgcctATGGAGGACACTCACGACTGGGGGACTagcaggttgtgtgtgcctATGGAGGACACTCACGACTGGGGGACTagcaggttgtgtgtgcctATGGAGGACACTCACGACTGGGGGACTagcaggttgtgtgtgcctATGGAGGACACTCACGACTGGGGGACTagcaggttgtgtgtgcctATGGAGGACACTCACGACTGGGGGACTagcaggttgtgtgtgcctATGGAGGACACTCACGACTGGGGGACTagcaggttgtgtgtgcctATGGAGGACACTCACGACTGGGGGACTagcaggttgtgtgtgcctATGGAGGACACTCACGACTGGGGGACTagcaggttgtgtgtgcctATGGAGGACACTCACGACTGGGGGACTagcaggttgtgtgtgcctATGGAGGACACTCACGACTGGGGGACTagcaggttgtgtgtgcctATGGAGGACACTCACGACTGGGGGACTagcaggttgtgtgtgcctATGGAGGACACTCACGACTGGGGGACTagcaggttgtgtgtgcctATGGAGGACACTCACGACTGGGGGACTagcaggttgtgtgtgcctATGGAGGACACTCACGACTGGGGGACTagcaggttgtgtgtgcctATGGAGGACACTCACGACTGGGGGACTCCTCCAATACCGAAGCCCACCAGGCCCCGGAGGACCAGGATCCAGCCGTAGAACGGGGCGAAGACGCTCAGGAGACCGTAGTACAGGCTCCACAGCATGCACATGGTCAGggcctgaggaacacacacacacacacacagacatgcacacaaacacatgtgcgtgcacacacacagacaaacacagacacaccagtttTATATTTATAAATTATTTTCTGTACTAAGAGCACTGAACAAATAATCTGCGCCTCGGCTGAAAGTAAATATAGGGAGACATACTACTTTTCTGCCGTATTTGTCCGCTACATTGCCCCACAGAGAAGAGCTGACCATCATGCCAATGAACACCGCCTAAGATCAACAGTAAGTAGACACACCTTACAGAGTTATAATAGATACTACTGTGGAGGTAAAGGATTATATTGCTCCATGAATATAatatgacaaagagagagacagacagagagacagagtgaggcagaaagagaaagatatatacagacacagagagagatacagagagagagagcagacagtgagacagaaaaagagaaagacagagagagacatttacAGACATTGACAGATATagacaaagacacagagagagacagagagagtgagtgagagagagacagagagagtgagtgagagcgagacagagagagtgagagagagactgaccgaTGTTATGAATGCCACCTGGTAGCTGGGCAGCCTCCACTCACAGTGCAGCTGTGGAGCCAGGATACTGAGAACCATCATCTCCATGGCATCGGCCATCTGCAGCCAAACACCCCACCAGGAAGTCTTACAGTCTAACTTTTACTATAGCTCAATTCAATGCATACAACCTACCAGGAACACTTTGGGATCCTATACATCTGAAACTATGTGCTATTTAATTCATATTATTAATCAATTCCCATTAATAGTCAATTAGTATTCTTAATCCCAAAGGAAATTCAAGTAAAATCAACAGACTGGTAAGACCATAGGCCGTAATTACTGGaaaccagagatggcaaaagtacacacattgttcactcaagtaaaagtacagatactcatgtttaaaaagactggtactaactacactttttcactcaagttaaagtaaagaagtatgggctctgacatatacttaagtaacaaagtagccattactactacctgttggacctcacatcatattaatacagtAATACAAAAAGTATACTATAAAACACTATTTTACACTATAAAAGATTATTTGTGTAAaacctttctttttttaacacacacaaagtgaaatgtggggagaggggagggggagggggagggggagaggagaggagaggagaggggaggggacgggaggggaggggaggggggaggggagaggggaggggagaggggaggggagaggagaggagaggggagaggggaggggaggggagaggggagaggggagaggggagaggggaggggagaggagatcagagaagcctaaaactgaCAATGTCCACCCACTCACCCATGACAGGCCAGTAAGCATGGAGAGCTTCCACTGAAACCACCCAAAGCCAATGCTCTCCACCACATCCTCCACTGTAAACGTatctggaggagagacaagacaaAAGGAACAGGCTGACCAGGGAGAACAGGCTGACCAGGGAGAAcagactgaccaggaaaaacatgCTGAGCAGGGTAACCAGGCTGCCCAGTGTGATCTTTCCGACACAAACGTACCCTTACATAGATGTTTCATTACatcaaaaaagagaaaaggcaGACTCGCTGAATAGTGTACATTTTGATCAAAAACTGTTATCAGAAGACATCAAATTATATGAGCTGACATGCTGGCTCAACACTAGATGTTCACATGGTTGTTCTTCACATGGTGTCCAATTAGGGTTAATTACATGAGGGACTGGGCAGCATTCAAGATTGCGAGGTGTCCGTGAATGTTACAAAATGTGTCGGCCCGATCATTGTATATATATAGAGCACATGAAAGAACATCAACAAAAAGTATTGGTATAAGCTTGTGTAAAGTATTAATGGAAACTTCTATATCATTCGGTACTCACATAACATTTCATTAATGATCTTACCTGTTTATCTCAAATAATTATTTTTGCACAGTGCTTGGTAAAATACAGACCATCCCTTGACAGTAGCCACCACAATACTGTTAGAACCCTGCACTGATCCAGGATTTGACGCTATTCTTTCTAAACACACTATTTGAATTTGTTGCTTTGGATACAATGGAAACAGATTCATCGCCAGACCTTCAGTTCCACGAGGTGCAGAGGTGTTGACGTCTTGCCTCGCGGCCGGCCTAGCGGAGGAACAGAGCTCGTAGTCTGCACACTGGTCCTCATCCGTGTGACGGAGGCTGTCCCCGTCCCCTCTGAATGTCACCACGCTGCAACCAAACAGTCATTATCaggaaatacagaaaatacCAATGAAGTGGTCATTCATCAGAGATTTTTATCCAGAGCATCGAACATgggtggatttgaacctgtgatcacttacatttacatttatgcatgtatgcatttagcagacgcttttatccaaagcgacttccaaaagagagctttacaaaagagcataggtcactgatcataacaacgagatagccccaaacattgcgagcagccaaaacatgaagcatacattgtgaaaaacacaataagtgccaaagggaagaaccataaggaACTGCCACTTGGCCGGCTGTCTGGTGCTCTACCGCTGTGCTACACCAACATGCTCcgctggctacctatcatggcccgtatcagattcaagaccctggtactgaccttccgagcagtgaacgggactgcacccgtctacatcaagtctctcctgcagccttacacccccacccgtcacctacggtcttcttcagacaaccgcct of the Osmerus eperlanus chromosome 14, fOsmEpe2.1, whole genome shotgun sequence genome contains:
- the LOC134034035 gene encoding synaptic vesicle 2-related protein-like, with the protein product MNNWGKTSTVAYKKWRDPEISVVTFRGDGDSLRHTDEDQCADYELCSSARPAARQDVNTSAPRGTEDTFTVEDVVESIGFGWFQWKLSMLTGLSWMADAMEMMVLSILAPQLHCEWRLPSYQVAFITSAVFIGMMVSSSLWGNVADKYGRKVALTMCMLWSLYYGLLSVFAPFYGWILVLRGLVGFGIGGVPQSVTLYTEFLPKKSRATCILLIEIFWALGAVFEVLLAMVVMPTRGWRWMLALSAVPLAVFVALCYWLPESARFDVLSGNTDNALATLSRMAADNGKTMPQGILIANKQEDRGKIRDLFTPQYWKTTLLLWFIWFASAFSYYGLVLLTTELFQAGDVCGMDQGAKIEPVCELECKTLTADDYKDLLWTTLAEFPGLLLTLCVIERIGRKKTMALSFLIFSLSVLPLYACIGRIALTIFIFIARAFISGGFQVAYLYTPEVYPTSVRALGIGTCSGMARIGALLTPFVAQVLLRTSVFLTLSVYCACCLLATAASLALPIETTGRVLEESSHLATAPETSHAQPTALADYGSHDQEELKTRSEEVKK